In the Harmonia axyridis chromosome 3, icHarAxyr1.1, whole genome shotgun sequence genome, one interval contains:
- the LOC123674650 gene encoding uncharacterized protein LOC123674650: MSKTSPFPSAFPVFRPRSVKSLIIEEDIIEKLGGGKICDIPATSTKPKVNVFPYWRPKKNLCLDYSLSQDHIIVDTRRVKIFARKTAATYDWNPKPVVPKAKRFKFGNGMMPPGQFVDEMYREKVDERQKKYLAALTKRLTVKKRREHSIKNKRLFQMLHRNLIIDNFAIYKRPCFSRCICTECFRYPKSFVRPEWW, from the coding sequence ATGTCCAAGACCTCACCTTTCCCATCGGCATTCCCAGTCTTCAGACCTCGTTCAGTAAAAAGCCTCATCATCGAAGAGGATATAATAGAGAAACTTGGAGGGGGCAAGATATGCGACATCCCAGCCACCAGCACCAAACCCAAGGTCAACGTCTTCCCCTATTGGCGACCAAAGAAGAACCTCTGTCTCGACTACAGCCTATCCCAAGATCACATCATCGTCGATACCAGGAGGGTGAAGATCTTCGCTAGAAAAACCGCCGCAACCTACGACTGGAACCCCAAACCGGTGGTTCCCAAGGCCAAGAGGTTCAAGTTCGGGAACGGTATGATGCCTCCAGGTCAGTTCGTCGATGAGATGTACAGGGAGAAGGTGGACGAGAGGCAGAAAAAGTACCTGGCAGCGCTAACCAAGAGACTGACGGTGAAGAAGAGGAGGGAGCACAGCATAAAGAACAAGAGGCTGTTCCAGATGCTGCACAGGAACCTGATCATCGACAATTTTGCCATATACAAGAGGCCGTGCTTCTCCAGATGTATATGTACCGAGTGTTTCAGATATCCAAAATCGTTTGTACGGCCCGAGTGGTGGTGA